Proteins from a single region of Amycolatopsis sp. CA-230715:
- a CDS encoding ArsR/SmtB family transcription factor yields MADPATPYPVDRDLLLKGRGLLLIPSFFCRSVPVTFIDPRLQPVLAYPVTHHSEHEPAPEAMVARLSGALGRTRATILVALRTPASTTELAHRAALSPASISEQTTILRQAGLTTRRRHGQAVRHSITQLGRDLLAATPD; encoded by the coding sequence GTCGACCGCGACCTGTTACTGAAGGGCCGCGGCCTCCTGCTGATCCCGTCCTTCTTCTGCCGCTCGGTCCCCGTCACGTTCATCGATCCACGGCTGCAACCGGTCCTGGCATACCCGGTGACGCACCACAGCGAGCACGAGCCCGCTCCAGAGGCGATGGTGGCCCGGCTCTCCGGCGCTTTGGGCCGCACCCGCGCGACCATCCTGGTCGCGCTGCGCACCCCCGCCTCCACTACAGAACTGGCCCACCGAGCCGCGCTGTCACCGGCGTCGATCAGCGAACAGACCACGATCCTGCGCCAGGCCGGGCTGACAACCCGGAGACGACACGGGCAAGCGGTCCGGCACTCGATCACCCAACTCGGCCGCGACCTGCTCGCCGCCACACCCGACTAA